The genomic region ATCAATCTGACCCTATTCGCCCAGGCGCTGGCTTTTGCCGGTCTGATCTGGATCATTGCGACCAAGATCTGGCCGCCGCTGCTCAGTGCCATCGAGGAGCGCCAGAAGAAGATCGCCGAGGGCCTCGCCGCGGCGGACATGAGCCAGAAGCACCTGGCCCAGGCCCAGGAGAAGGTCGACGCCGAGCTGCGCGCGGCCCGTACCAAGGCCAACGAGATCATCGAACAGGCGCACCAGCGCGCCAACCAGATCATCGAGC from Lysobacter alkalisoli harbors:
- a CDS encoding F0F1 ATP synthase subunit B — translated: MSINLTLFAQALAFAGLIWIIATKIWPPLLSAIEERQKKIAEGLAAADMSQKHLAQAQEKVDAELRAARTKANEIIEQAHQRANQIIEQAKGEAITEAARQKALAEDEIVASTNRAREDLRKQVSVLAVSGAEKLIRREIDPNVHKALLDELAAEI